The genome window AGAGCCCCTGTCAGTCTAAATTTTCTTCTTGCCCAACAGAATATCCTTGATGAAATCCCATGTGTGGATTAGCAAGAAAAAGCTCATGGAAGCCAAACCGCGTTGCGTAACTTGCAAATGCACACCAAAGAGGGCATGCTCTGGAATGCTGGAATGGGCTGATGGTTTTTGAAAAGGTTGGTATAGTCATACAACTCCTCAGTGGGACAGCCCCTGGTCCCCCAACCTAAATGTACCCTTCTAGGTGGAAGAGATGGAAAACAGCTGTAAATGGCTAAAAAAAGTAGTTTAAATTCATGGGCGACACATCCATCAACGGCTACTAGTCacgatagctaaatggaacctccatgtacagaggcagtgtacctccgAATGCCTGTTGCCGGGTGGGGCAGCAACAGGGGCAGACTTGGGCTTCTGAAACCTGCCTGTGGGCCTTCTGGGATGTCTAGCTGACCACTGTAGGCTAAAGGATATCTGACTTGATGGACATTTGTTCTGATCCGGAAAGACTTTCTGTATGCCCTTATGTTATTTAAGGTACTTACCAGTGCATGATCAAACTTGAAAGTACTGATATAATAGGCAGGTATGTCAGCGGCAGCCAGAGGCTCAGAAATCTGAGCAACGATTCCACATTCAtctaggaagaggaggagaaaacaCAGCTCAGCCGAATCCTGCTTTAGCCAAGAAACGTCTACTGGACCTGAGTCGAGTCAGAATTATGCGCATTCCACACATCTATCCAGGGTTTGGTGCACAACTTCCTGTGCATATGTGTTGTTTACATGGTTTGTCAGCACAGACATGTTTCTGGCTCAGCACCTCCTTCTTGCTCAAAGCATCTGCGAGCTCCTGTAAGAGCAGTTCAACCTACCTGtgaaaggagggaaaggacccccaccccaaaagataACTTGCTAATTTACTAGCATGAGATAGATAGAAAATCTAGCAAAATGATGGAGTTTTAAGATGGAGTTGAAATGGGGCGAAAGAGAAAGGTTATAACACAGGGCCTTttcggagtgtgtgtgtgtgggggtgcacTGCTTCTCTGTTCATGGGTTGTCCccctcttcctcactgatttTCTGTTAGTGGAGGCCAGACCACATAATAGCTCGATTATTTAAACATATGACACTGTTTGAGACCAAGTCAGGCCACTGGCCTGCTCAAAGAGtgattaacttgtggaattcattgcctcaGGATAAAATGCTTTagctggctttaaaaggggattagacaagtTCATGGAGGAGCAGTCCAACAATGGCTGTTAGGCTTGATGGCTTAATGGAACACACACactcctccatgttcagaggcagtgtacctcagaAAACTGGTGGCTAGTGAGCTGCAGGGATTGGGAAGCTAGCTGTAATGTTACGGTTGGCAATGATGGATAGCAAAACGGGAGAGGAGAGGAATTTCTGATGAGGGTGGGGAGCCACCAGGACAGCCCTGAGGGAGAGATTTGACCTGGTGGATGTTGGTGGCCTGGGATACAACCTACCAAAGCCGAGGGGCTGCCCTCCGATCCGAACCATCTTCCAGAGTTCTCCTGATGCGCTTGTAAACAACAAATTGTTAGGAAACCTGGGAGGGggaaaatgcaaacaaacaaaattaaactaATAAAATATCAGAAGTATTTGTACCTTGAATCATTTATTGTTTCCACAGATATCCAGAACAGCTTAGCTACATCCTACAATTATGGGTGACTCTCTGGTCAGTTGTAAGATCCGTCTTTGCTGACCTATGACATTGCCACAGGTTACGTGGCTGTATATTCTTTAGAAAttgataccctgcttttctccccagtggagactcaaaacagcttacaatgtCATTCTTTTCTACTCCACTTTTCCTCACAACTACTTTGTAAGACAGCcattttgatgtagtggttaagagcggcaggactgtcacctggagagccaggtttgattccccactcctcctgttgaagccagctgggtgaccttgggtcagtcacagctctctcagagctctctcagccccagccacctcacagggtgattgctgtgaggataataataacaaactttgtacaCTGCTCGGAGTGGGCGTTAacatgtcctgaagggcagtatgaacattgaatgttgttgttcttttaaGAGTGTTgtctcaaggtcatccagcaattTTAATGTTTTTGGCTCTTCCTCCTCCAGAATAATGACAAGACTGTCAATTCTGGAAGGAGAAATAATTTGCTGCCCTTAATCACTTATTGTTTCCAAGAGGTCCcagagtaggtttgccagccctatttgtgaaattcctggagatttggggtacagagcctgggaaaggcagggcttggggaggggagggatgtcagtggggtgtaatgccatcaAGTccccacactccaaagcagtcattttctgcaggggaactgatctcagtagtcaggagatcagctggaatcattattattttttggcACATGGTGCGTGCGCAGGCACAAAGTCTCCTGCAGTCTGGCTGAAGGCTCAGTGAAGAGGGTTATGAAGCCAGCTTACCTTTTCTGCGTCTGTACATCCATCACCAAAGAAATGTAACCCTCGATAAGAGAAAACGAGAAAAAGCGAATGTGCCCAGAGTCTTCACTGCTCGCCGCAGACTCTTTTACTCTAGTGGAAAGCAAGAGCAGAGTTGAGAATCTAAACTAAGAGGAGCTAAAACATGTGTACATGACTTATTAACATGACATGGAGGGCTGGCACATGGCCTCATTCCAACCAATCAGGGGTGGGGTGTGTAACAGGTTAGACAATTCTACTGCAGTACAGCAGGACCCGCATAATGGAAGGCAATTTGCTTTCTCTTGTCTGAGCCTTCCTGTCAGTAACTGAAGACCTTCTGTGTATTCTGAGGAAGATGAACGGTAGCAGGGCCTTCTTTGTGGTGGCATCTTGACTGCACAGTGCCCTCCCCACAGCTGTTCATTTGTTGGGTTCCGGCTTGATAAATTTCAATCACCAGATGAAAACTTTCCTGTGTGCCTGGGCATTTGGTCATGTCTGCTCTTTCCATCCCCGTGactttgctttctctctctgtctttctctttgaCTGCTGCTTTGATAATCGTTTGTTAATGCTCTTTTAGGGTTTCAGGTTTTGATACTGCGTTTCTGACACTGGCAGCCTCCTGGAGCATTTTTAAGGGTGAGGTGGccaaaaaaagtcttttaaaacAAAGATATAAAGAGCACCCAGGGCAGGTGTCAGAAACCATTGACATGGTTGGGCACCTGCCAATGCCCACAACCTAGCAAAGGGCCACCTTTGACTGGAGATACTGAGTTGATCTCCCCTTTATTACTTGGGGAAAATGCCTGGAGGCAGCTCAGGAAGCAGAATGCCAGAGAACCGGGCACTGCTGCCTCCTCCGGGCACCCTTTTTAATTAGCCTTGAGGCCCCTGCTAGATCCTTTTAGTCCCACAAGTGCCAACTGGGCTGAAATGAGTGCGAAAACAATTGCACCTTGTTCTCTCCAGCAGGAGCAGAGAGGCATGACTGAAGACAGAGAAAAATCAGGATCTGGTAAATGGGAATGTGGCTGTGATAGGGAGACTTATGCACATGCTTTCCTGAAGGGCCCATAAAACCCCGCATCCAGACCATGTAGATGATGCATTTATATTGTCTTGTACTGCTTGGAAGAGTtaagggaagattttttttttaaaaaacgacaaTAATTTCCTTTGGAGCATCACAGGGCAACGAAGCCgcttgtggtaccttaaagactgagGAAAAGATTGCACTTTGCAGCCACTATAAAGAGTTTATAACAGACCTTAAAGCCAGTGTTTCTAGTTCCTTGATCTGAACATACCCATTGGAGTAAAACATGACATCCATAAGGAGTGTAGCAACAGAGGGAAGGGTGTCAGGATCCAAGCTGGTGACACAAAACATATTACTTGGACTGGAAAGGGGATGAATGACGGGTCTCTGgactgaaagagagaaagaaacttAGTCCTTTGTCTTTATTGAGACAGCATACTCGTATTTGGGTTATGTCATTTAAGAGGGTGGGTTCTCAGAACCCCAGGCTCCCCCATGCAAAACACAACTCACTGCGCATAAAAAACGAACAGGTGAGCCCTgaaatgctagttttctatatgtAAGAATCATATATTAGTTAAAAGGCAGTGAATTTTctctagttttctacttgcagggacgTGTATGGAGAAGCACTTAGGCACATTAACTCCCACTGCAGTCTGAACTTGTGCAGCTGGAACACAGGTTTATCATGCCCACCCCCCAACTAGGCCTAGGACAtacaatggtggtggaaagtgctgtcaagtcacagcagaTTTAGGGCAACCtattagggttttcaaggcaagagacattcagcggtgatttgccattgcttgcctttgtGTAGCgatcttggacttccttggtggtctcccatccaaggactattcagggccaaccctgcttagcttatgagatctgatgagatcgggggAGTTTGGcccatccaggtcaaggcaagaCATGCAATAGCACGAAGCAAAGTTTTCACATCCCACTGGATGTCAGCTAACCCCAGGTGGTCTTAAGTGaacttaataataacattttataataataacattcgatttatatactgcccttcaggacaacttaatgccctgtgaggtgggtggggctgagagagctccagagaactgtgactcgcccaaggtcacccagctggcttcgagtggaggagtggggaatcaaacccggctctccagattagagtcccgcgctcttaaccactacaccaaactggctctctgagttGAATTGAAGCCTCTTTAGCTACATGCCGGATCCTGTCTTGACACTTGCTCTGCCCACTCTATAGCTACGCTACAGCAAAGGCGCTGGGGCGGAGAGGATCGTACCTAGTTTTGGCTTCATAAATCCGTTCGTTATCCCAAGGCTGTCAGCGGCCACCGTCTCCCCGTTCACGACCCGGAGGATGGTAAACTCGGCAGCCAGCGTGTGCATTACAAAGGGCAAGTCCCGCTCGCGTACCTGTGCAAGGGAGATGTTGACTTGTGAACAACCAACAGTGTGATGGCTTAACGGTGGCTGAGTCTTTCCTCAGGGGGACCCCATAATACGGCACGGGAGCCAGTGGGACTCCTGAATCACCAACACTGGAGTGGATCCTACTCCTGTCCTACCATCCTACTGAGAACCttagaggatggttggatccaccccattaGCCTGTTGATTTGACCACATTTATGAAGTGGGGCATGTGCCTGCCGAAAGGGGAGGGAAATGGAACTCTCATGCATTTTTCCTCTGCTGTGGTCATTCTCctgatctcctcctcctcctccagccttgCTACAAAGTCCACGTTAGCTTAGCTGGAAGGAAAGCAGGGATGATAGGATTATCCGGCTTTGTCTTGTTTGGGATTTGACCCCTAACTCCTGTGGATTCCTTCCAACAAAATTCCAGAGTTTGCAGGCTTTGTAGAACTCCTGGAGTCCCGCAATCTCTTGTTCACGAACTTCTGCTATATCATGTATTTGCAGCAAGCTTGGTGGATAGTGGGCAGAAATAAggctctctcctccttttcttaTCCTGTGTCTCACCCATGTTTTAGAGCATACCCAATGCACTCTCGTAAAAGTAGTTCATCActgggtcttctgtgcagtcccacatgggaactgcgcatgcagcTTGGCCTGGGCATGCCCAGtttccatgtgggactgcacagaagaacactcgatgaacaacagtgacaggtaagtgcaaccctgttttcgaAAAATGTTCGACCATTTGGGATAAGAGAACTTTCCCTTCATTGAGCTTGCCAGCTGGCCCACCATGCAGCAGCAGGTATGTTGGAAGAGGGGGATTTGACTCGGACGTATTATCTGAGCCAGAAACGAATGTGGGACAGGTAGTATGTGCGGTGCTTTGCATACGAGAGTTCTGATCTTCTAAAGCTCGTACTTTGCGCCAAAAGAGTGTGAGATCTGGTGGCATCTTGACTTCAAATATTCCATTTGAGGGTACACCTCAAAATATCAAGTGTGAAGAATGATCTCAGCATTCAAACTTGGGCAGTATTCCAAAAGCCACCCTGTCAGAACTTGAATAATAACCATCTCAGTCCCTTGGCCCCTGTTTGTGCCGTGTTTCCTTACCAAGATGAAGTCCGTCTGGTAGGTGGAGAGCATGAATACTGAGATGTTCTGATCAGCTAGCGGAGCTATTACTGACTTGGCGATCTTGGTCACTCCGATGGGCTGGGAGCTGGAGAAACTGCCTCCTCCGGAAACGACGTTGAGGGCCAGCCATGTAGCATCTGCCACACTCAGGtgttctgatgaagggagctctgtgAGGAAAATGACACCACACAAATATCATTTATCTATTCAGTTCTTATCCCGGTTTTCCTCCCAACCAAGACCATTTACATGATTTCTTCCAGTTTCATCCTTGCAAAAACTGTGTTCAGGTTCAGGAACAGTGGttgacccaagatcaccaagagcactcctgtggtGATGTGAATTTGGTTcaccctcagggctttttttcagctggaacacggtggaacggagttccggaacctcttgaaaat of Eublepharis macularius isolate TG4126 chromosome 17, MPM_Emac_v1.0, whole genome shotgun sequence contains these proteins:
- the CASTOR2 gene encoding cytosolic arginine sensor for mTORC1 subunit 2 isoform X1: MELHILEHRLKVASVAKERIQLFTYGLIKLAFLSSKTRCKFFSLTETPEDYTIIVDEEGFLELPSSEHLSVADATWLALNVVSGGGSFSSSQPIGVTKIAKSVIAPLADQNISVFMLSTYQTDFILVRERDLPFVMHTLAAEFTILRVVNGETVAADSLGITNGFMKPKLVQRPVIHPLSSPSNMFCVTSLDPDTLPSVATLLMDVMFYSNGVKESAASSEDSGHIRFFSFSLIEGYISLVMDVQTQKRFPNNLLFTSASGELWKMVRIGGQPLGFDECGIVAQISEPLAAADIPAYYISTFKFDHALVPEENINGVINALQIRAKGEGHSLD
- the CASTOR2 gene encoding cytosolic arginine sensor for mTORC1 subunit 2 isoform X2; translated protein: MELHILEHRLKVASVAKERIQLFTYGLIKLAFLSSKTRCKFFSLTETPEDYTIIVDEEGFLELPSSEHLSVADATWLALNVVSGGGSFSSSQPIGVTKIAKSVIAPLADQNISVFMLSTYQTDFILVRERDLPFVMHTLAAEFTILRVVNGETVAADSLGITNGFMKPKLVQRPVIHPLSSPSNMFCVTSLDPDTLPSVATLLMDVMFYSNGVKESAASSEDSGHIRFFSFSLIEGYISLVMDVQTQKRFPNNLLFTSASGELWKMVRIGGQPLGFDECGIVAQISEPLAAADIPAYYISTFKFDHALVPEENINGVINALQVSQAEKH